Proteins encoded by one window of Gopherus evgoodei ecotype Sinaloan lineage unplaced genomic scaffold, rGopEvg1_v1.p scaffold_70_arrow_ctg1, whole genome shotgun sequence:
- the LOC115643774 gene encoding uncharacterized protein LOC115643774 isoform X1, producing the protein MRVHGEGRRLDSRWALSSPFSHTQLLQLPALSMADAGTYTCIYGIQQSSREIPCKESNPIWVTVTVQMSFWLQELVVAVSFFTIISIIFLISNCCWHNEDHLPPPRCSLDTLHLTKEAVALRRSAPGHEEMSKYRFFSQSVEQTTDDIPNPHEGTQVKQNRRLCKVTSMNLGTMENQIRTSDPSWEEQPCLHKMMSKSHFSCSFGWPSLDISAYPADETPTLFSPEQGDSSLVSVTSSDSGNGCMGLGGYRVPALKRRISIGFVADCVKQPIFLFLQNLEPGTKIHRQFLINTKLLHFCRSLKSPSM; encoded by the exons ATGAGAGTTCATGGGGAAGGGCGGAGACTAGACTCTAGATGGGCCCTGTCATCTCCATTCAGTCACACCCAATTACTTCAGTTGCCTGCATTGAGTATGGCAGATGCTGGAACCTACACATGCATTTACGGGATACAGCAATCCAGTAGAGAGATCCCATGTAAAGAGAGCAACCCCATCTGGGTAACAGTGACAG TTCAAATGAGTTTTTGGCTTCAGGAACTTGTGGTGGCTGTGTCTTTCTTCACCATCATCAGCATCATCTTCTTGATCTCCAACTGCTGCTGGCACAATGAAG ACCACCTGCCTCCTCCCAGATGCTCTCTGGACACCCTGCATCTCACAAAAGAGGCTGTTGCTCTCAGGCGCTCAGCTCCGGGGCATGAGGAAATGAGCAAATACAGGTTCTTCAGTCAAAGTGTGGAACAAACCACTGATGACATCCCCAATCCACATGAAGGTACCCAGGTGAAACAAAACAGAAGGCTATGCAAAGTCACAAGCATGAACCTGGGAACGATGGAGAATCAAATTAGGACAAGTGATCCCAGCTGGGAGGAGCAACCCTGTCTCCATAAAATGATGAGTAAATCCCATTTCTCTTGCTCCTTTGGGTGGCCATCCCTGGATATTTCTGCATATCCAGCAGATGAGACACCCACTCTTTTCTCACCTGAGCAAGGAGATAGCAGCCTGGTTAGTGTCACTTCCTCTGACTCAGGCAATGGATGCATGGGGCTGGGTGGGTATAGGGTTCCAGCACTAAAGAGAAGAATTTCTATTGGATTTGTGGCAGATTGTGTGAAACAACCAATATTTTTATTCTTACAGAACCTAGAACCTGGGACTAAAATTCATAGACAGTTTCTCATTAATACTAAATTATTACACTTTTGCCGTTCTCTAAAGTCTCCTTCCatgtga
- the LOC115643774 gene encoding uncharacterized protein LOC115643774 isoform X3: MRVHGEGRRLDSRWALSSPFSHTQLLQLPALSMADAGTYTCIYGIQQSSREIPCKESNPIWVTVTVQMSFWLQELVVAVSFFTIISIIFLISNCCWHNEDHLPPPRCSLDTLHLTKEAVALRRSAPGHEEMSKYRFFSQSVEQTTDDIPNPHEGSRGYPPWKPRTGIQME; the protein is encoded by the exons ATGAGAGTTCATGGGGAAGGGCGGAGACTAGACTCTAGATGGGCCCTGTCATCTCCATTCAGTCACACCCAATTACTTCAGTTGCCTGCATTGAGTATGGCAGATGCTGGAACCTACACATGCATTTACGGGATACAGCAATCCAGTAGAGAGATCCCATGTAAAGAGAGCAACCCCATCTGGGTAACAGTGACAG TTCAAATGAGTTTTTGGCTTCAGGAACTTGTGGTGGCTGTGTCTTTCTTCACCATCATCAGCATCATCTTCTTGATCTCCAACTGCTGCTGGCACAATGAAG ACCACCTGCCTCCTCCCAGATGCTCTCTGGACACCCTGCATCTCACAAAAGAGGCTGTTGCTCTCAGGCGCTCAGCTCCGGGGCATGAGGAAATGAGCAAATACAGGTTCTTCAGTCAAAGTGTGGAACAAACCACTGATGACATCCCCAATCCACATGAAG gttCTCGAGGATACCCGCCTTggaagcccaggactggaatacaaATGGAATAA
- the LOC115643774 gene encoding uncharacterized protein LOC115643774 isoform X2: MRVHGEGRRLDSRWALSSPFSHTQLLQLPALSMADAGTYTCIYGIQQSSREIPCKESNPIWVTVTVQMSFWLQELVVAVSFFTIISIIFLISNCCWHNEDHLPPPRCSLDTLHLTKEAVALRRSAPGHEEMSKYRFFSQSVEQTTDDIPNPHEGTQVKQNRRLCKVTSMNLGTMENQIRTSDPSWEEQPCLHKMMSSRGYPPWKPRTGIQME, encoded by the exons ATGAGAGTTCATGGGGAAGGGCGGAGACTAGACTCTAGATGGGCCCTGTCATCTCCATTCAGTCACACCCAATTACTTCAGTTGCCTGCATTGAGTATGGCAGATGCTGGAACCTACACATGCATTTACGGGATACAGCAATCCAGTAGAGAGATCCCATGTAAAGAGAGCAACCCCATCTGGGTAACAGTGACAG TTCAAATGAGTTTTTGGCTTCAGGAACTTGTGGTGGCTGTGTCTTTCTTCACCATCATCAGCATCATCTTCTTGATCTCCAACTGCTGCTGGCACAATGAAG ACCACCTGCCTCCTCCCAGATGCTCTCTGGACACCCTGCATCTCACAAAAGAGGCTGTTGCTCTCAGGCGCTCAGCTCCGGGGCATGAGGAAATGAGCAAATACAGGTTCTTCAGTCAAAGTGTGGAACAAACCACTGATGACATCCCCAATCCACATGAAGGTACCCAGGTGAAACAAAACAGAAGGCTATGCAAAGTCACAAGCATGAACCTGGGAACGATGGAGAATCAAATTAGGACAAGTGATCCCAGCTGGGAGGAGCAACCCTGTCTCCATAAAATGATGA gttCTCGAGGATACCCGCCTTggaagcccaggactggaatacaaATGGAATAA
- the LOC115643758 gene encoding olfactory receptor 14A16-like, which translates to MKMSNRTIMTEFLLLGFSDVWELQILHFVVFLVIYLAALMENLLIFMAITFNNYLHTPMYFFLMNLSLLDLGSISVIVPKSMANSLMDTRSISYAGCVAQVFFLVSLVGADFSLLTVMAYDRYVAICQPLHYETMMNIRACVKMAAGAWISGILCSVLHTGNTFALIFCGGNMVDQFFCEIPQLLKLACSDTYLSEVWVLVFSACLLLGCFVFIIVSYVHIFKSVLRIPSEQGRYKALSTCLPHLTVVSLFVCTGIFAYLKPNSSSPSALDLVVAVLYSVLPPILNPIIYSMRNKEIKVALRRLTGCR; encoded by the coding sequence ATGAAAATGTCCAACCGAACCATCATGACCGAGTTCCTTCTTctgggattctctgatgtttgggagctgcagattttgcactttgtggtgtttctagtgatttacCTGGCAGCCCTGATGGAGAATCTTCTTATCTTCATGGCCATAACCTTCAACAActaccttcacacccccatgtacttcttcttgATGAATCTGTCACTCCTAGAtcttggctccatctctgtcattgtccccaaatccatggccaactcCCTCATGGACACCAGGTCCATTTCCTATGCTGGATGTGTTGCTCAAGTCTTTTTCCTCGTCTCCTTGGTGGGAGCGGATTTTTCCCTTCTCACCGTTATGGCATATGACCGATATGTCGCCATCTGCCAGCCACTGCACTATGAGACAATGATGAATATCAGAGCTTGTGTCAAAATGGCAGCCGGTGCCTGGATCAGTGGGATTCTCTGCTCTGTGCTACACACCGGGAACACATTTGCATTGAtcttctgtggaggcaacatggtaGATCAGTTTTTCTGTGAGATCCCCCAGCTACTCAAGCTTGCCTGCTCTGACACATATCTTAGTGAAGTTTGGGTTCTTGTCTTTAGTGCATGTTTACTCTTAGGctgctttgtttttatcattGTGTCATATGTACACATCTTCAAATCAGTGCTCAGAATCCCCTCTGAACAGGGCCGGTATAAAGCCCTatccacctgccttcctcacctcacTGTAGTCTCCTTGTTTGTTTGCACTGGCATCTTTGCTTACCTGAAACCCAACTCCAGCTCCCCATCTGCTCTGGATCTTgtggtggctgttctctattctgtaTTGCCACCAATCTTGAATCCAattatctacagcatgaggaacaaggagatcaaagtTGCCCTGAGGAGGCTGACTGGGTGTAGATAA
- the LOC115643759 gene encoding olfactory receptor 14A16-like: MSNQITVTEFLLLGFSDIRELQILHFMVFLGIYPIALTGNVLIKAIALDHHLHAPMYFFLMNLSILDLGCISIVDPESMANSLMSTKVISYYGCIIQVFFFLFFVTAEPPLLIIMAYDWYIAICQPLHYKSMMNRRACVQMATSIWIGGVLNSALHSGNTFAIIFCGDNEREQFFCETLQLLKLASYDSYLREIGAIAFSVYFALNCYF, translated from the coding sequence atgtccaaccaaatcACCGTGACCGAGTTCCTTCTCTTGGGATTCTCTGACAttcgggagctgcagattttgcatttcATGGTGTTTCTAGGGATTTACCCGATAGCCCTGACTGGGAATGTTCTCATCAAAGCCATAGCCCTCGACCACCATCTTCAtgcccccatgtatttcttcctgatgaatctgtccatcctAGACCTTGGCTGCATCTCCATTGTCGACCCCGAATCCATGGCCAATTCCCTCATGAGCACCAAGGTCATTTCATATTACGGATGCATCATCcaagtctttttcttccttttctttgttacaGCTGAGCCTCCCTTACTAATCATCATGGCGTATGACTGGTACattgccatctgccaaccactgcactacaaGTCAatgatgaacaggagagcttgtgtccaaatggcaacCAGTATCTGGATCGGTGGAGTTCTCAATTCTGCACTGCACAGTGGAAACACGTTTGCAATAATCTTCTGTGGAGACAATGAGAGGGAGCAGTTCTTCTGTGAAACCCTCCAGCTCCTCAAACTTGCCTCCTATGACTCATATCTCAGAGAAATTGGGGCTATTGCCTTTAGTGTGTACTTTGCCttaaactgctatttttaa